The window GCGACTGCTGCGCGGCCGCGACAGCGTCATCCATGTTCGCGGGATCCGCGCCCTCGGCCAGCAGCGGCAGGAGGGCCTCGGCGAACCGCGCGAGGTTCCACTCGCCGATCGCGGGCTGCGCCCCGTAGGCATAGCGGCCCTGCTGATCGATGGAGCTGAAGACGGCGCCGACGTCGAAGGTGTCGAGAAAGGCGCAGGGGCCGTAGTCGATCGTCTCGCCCGAGATGGTCGCGTTGTCGGTGTTCATCACGCCGTGGACGAACCCGACGAGCATCCACCGGGCGATGAGGCGAGCCTGGGCGTCGATGACCGCGTCGAGGAGCGCGAGCGCGCGGTTCTCGGCGCCGGCGGCGTGCGGATAGTGGCGCGCGATGGCGTGGTCGACGAGGCGCTCGAGGAGGGCGATGTCGCCGGAGGCACGGGCGAGCACGAACGTGCCGACCCGCAGGTGGCTCGCGGCGACGCGGGCGAGCACCGCACCCGGCAGGTCGCTCTCGCGCCGCACGATGCGTCCGGTCGCGACGACGGCGAGCGCGCGTGTCGTCGGGATGCCGAGGGCGTGCATGGCCTCGCTGACGACGTATTCGCGGAGCATCGGGCCCACCGCGGCGAGCCCGTCGCCGCCTCGGGAGAAGGGCGTGGGACCCGAGCCCTTGAGATGGATGTCGCGAAGCGCGCCCTCTCGGTCGGCGACCTCGCCGAGCAGGAGGGCCCGGCCGTCGCCGAGCCGCGGGTTGAATGCGCCGAACTGGTGACCCGCGTACGCCTGGGCGACCGGGCGGGCGCCGCCGGGAACGGCGGTGCCGGCGAGGAACGCGACCCCTTCGGGGGTGCGGAGAAAGGCGGGGTCGAGGCCGAGGTCGGCGGCGAGCGCGTCGTTCAGCGCGAGGAGGCGCGGCGCCGGCGGCTCGACCGCGCGCCACTCGACGGCGAGCTCGGGCAGCTCGTCGGCGAAGCGGTGCGAGAGAGTGATCTCTGCGGCGGCCGTGGGAGTCATGAGGCGAGGGTACGTCGGATCGCGGGCCCGTGGGGCCGCGTCGCGCCGGCGCCGGTGTCACGAGCGTCACGAGCGTCACGAGCGTCACGAGCGTCACGAGCGTCACGAGCGTCACGAGCGTCACAGAATCGCGCCGAACTCACATCGACGCGTCGCGACTCTGCGAAGACGCGGGGATTCTGTGACGGAGACGAGCGTGGGTGCTGCTCACGCTCCTGGGGTCGGGGTGAAGTCGGGCGAGAAGCCCTCGGCCTCGCACGCCTCGACAGGCCGGTGCACGGCGACCGCCCGCTCGGAGACGACCCGGAACGGGATCTCGATCCCGTAGACGTCGAAGCTGATCATGCCCGAGGTGCAGTCCAGCAGGGTGTCGATCACCAGCCCGTCGTTGCGGAAGCCCTCTTCCGTGACGCCGCCTGCCGTCCAATCGATGGGGGTACCGGTCCAGCCGGTGTACGGCGCTTCGTAGCCGCCGCTGGTTCGGTCGAAGTTCGTGAAGTCGATGATGCCGCCGGTGATGACCGCGCCGGTCGCGACCACACCGATCACGGCGAAGCCGCTGACGAACGCGCGGCCGACGCGGCGGATGCGGGAGCGGCGGCGGGGAACGGCGCCGGACGCGACAAAGGCTGCGTCGTCCGCGGTCGCGGCCGAGGAGGTCGTG of the Microbacterium invictum genome contains:
- a CDS encoding protein adenylyltransferase SelO, with amino-acid sequence MTPTAAAEITLSHRFADELPELAVEWRAVEPPAPRLLALNDALAADLGLDPAFLRTPEGVAFLAGTAVPGGARPVAQAYAGHQFGAFNPRLGDGRALLLGEVADREGALRDIHLKGSGPTPFSRGGDGLAAVGPMLREYVVSEAMHALGIPTTRALAVVATGRIVRRESDLPGAVLARVAASHLRVGTFVLARASGDIALLERLVDHAIARHYPHAAGAENRALALLDAVIDAQARLIARWMLVGFVHGVMNTDNATISGETIDYGPCAFLDTFDVGAVFSSIDQQGRYAYGAQPAIGEWNLARFAEALLPLLAEGADPANMDDAVAAAQQSLAAYRETYNAAWAEGMHAKLGGTPDDEQTAALVNDMFDMLAMARVDYTSFFRRLATAARGDRDPARALFADPAPFDLWVARWLALDPDPDLMDRVNPLYIPRNHLVEEALAAASDDGDLAPLDELVGVIRAPFTARPGLTRYEQPAPEAFGPYVTYCGT